Proteins from a single region of Croceicoccus marinus:
- a CDS encoding 2OG-Fe(II) oxygenase family protein produces the protein MRSEILAEAVAALRGGQAGRALALVAPLLQRDPADADALTVRGMALQATGAQDDAIAAMRAAHAADPGNPARAVNLGLMLKAGGRHGRAVAMLQQAVAARPQHGPSLANLGSCLIAADRACEAVPVLEQAVALTPQDAGAHNNLGVALARCGDDEAALHPYAAALALRPAFHESRLNRADALRRLKRTKDALTDARAVLAADPANQRAANIAGMVSEALGDDDAAIAIWRAALDRGTSHPVGVNLMRLLLKRGRAEEVPPVARRLLDAQPGSTTPLAYLVAALDRMGDGEARDRLGGDDRFVKIIDIAPPPGFAALSDFNAALESELRADPSLTFEPEGLVTRKGRQSADLAEARTPALAALAGLARDALADHAASLDDEGGRDFLAARPAEWSLTLWGTLLGPGGAVDPHIHAPNWLSGVYYPSDMPGTQDEGAFAIGLLPEELGGGGTARIIRPRAGRMILFPSFLWHGTLPFPFSEERISLAFDMVPEGVGRPHRLPR, from the coding sequence ATGAGAAGCGAGATCCTGGCAGAGGCGGTGGCCGCGCTGCGCGGCGGACAGGCAGGCCGCGCGCTGGCGCTGGTCGCCCCGCTGCTGCAGCGTGACCCGGCCGATGCCGATGCGCTGACGGTACGCGGCATGGCGCTGCAGGCGACCGGCGCGCAGGACGATGCCATCGCCGCGATGCGCGCCGCCCATGCCGCCGATCCGGGCAATCCGGCCCGCGCGGTCAATCTGGGGCTGATGCTGAAGGCTGGGGGGCGGCACGGCCGCGCAGTCGCCATGCTGCAGCAGGCGGTGGCGGCAAGGCCGCAGCATGGGCCAAGCCTTGCCAATCTGGGTTCCTGCCTGATCGCCGCGGACCGCGCCTGCGAAGCGGTACCCGTGCTGGAACAGGCGGTGGCGCTGACCCCGCAGGACGCGGGCGCGCATAATAATCTGGGCGTCGCGCTCGCCCGCTGCGGCGATGACGAGGCTGCGCTGCACCCCTATGCCGCCGCCCTTGCGCTGCGCCCCGCCTTTCACGAGTCGCGGCTGAACCGCGCCGATGCGCTGCGCCGCCTGAAGCGCACAAAGGACGCACTGACCGATGCGCGCGCGGTGCTGGCCGCCGACCCGGCGAACCAGCGCGCCGCCAATATCGCGGGCATGGTGAGCGAGGCGCTGGGCGACGACGATGCCGCCATCGCCATCTGGCGCGCTGCGCTGGATCGCGGCACCAGCCACCCGGTGGGCGTCAACCTGATGCGCCTGCTGCTGAAGCGCGGGCGAGCGGAGGAGGTCCCGCCCGTCGCGCGCCGCCTGCTGGACGCGCAGCCCGGCAGCACGACTCCGCTCGCCTATCTCGTCGCCGCGCTCGACCGCATGGGCGACGGCGAGGCGCGCGACAGGCTGGGCGGCGACGACCGTTTCGTGAAGATCATCGATATCGCCCCGCCTCCGGGCTTCGCCGCGCTGTCCGACTTCAACGCCGCGCTGGAAAGCGAATTGCGTGCCGATCCCTCGCTGACGTTCGAGCCCGAGGGGCTGGTAACGCGCAAGGGCCGGCAGAGCGCAGACCTCGCCGAGGCGCGCACCCCCGCTCTTGCCGCGCTGGCGGGTCTTGCCAGGGATGCGCTGGCCGATCATGCCGCCAGCCTCGACGACGAAGGGGGCCGGGATTTTCTGGCGGCGCGGCCCGCCGAATGGTCGCTGACATTGTGGGGAACGCTGCTCGGCCCCGGCGGCGCGGTCGATCCGCATATCCACGCGCCCAACTGGCTGTCGGGCGTCTATTACCCGTCCGACATGCCCGGCACCCAGGACGAAGGCGCCTTCGCCATCGGCCTGCTGCCCGAAGAGCTGGGCGGCGGCGGCACGGCGCGGATCATACGTCCCCGGGCGGGACGCATGATCCTGTTCCCCTCGTTCCTGTGGCACGGCACGCTGCCCTTTCCCTTCAGCGAAGAGCGCATCAGCCTCGCCTTCGACATGGTGCCGGAGGGGGTGGGCCGCCCGCACCGCCTGCCGCGCTAG
- a CDS encoding putative quinol monooxygenase — MIAILMTVLVKPGKAERFAELVTQLRKDVHANEPDTLVFEVLRDNGAANRFHFVEVFADEAAKERHANMDYHLAMSDEGWACLAEDPMIRECDPLGSFARMGAMQ, encoded by the coding sequence ATGATTGCCATACTCATGACCGTACTCGTCAAGCCGGGCAAGGCCGAACGCTTTGCCGAGCTGGTCACGCAGCTGCGCAAGGACGTTCACGCCAACGAACCCGATACGCTGGTGTTCGAGGTGCTGCGCGACAACGGAGCCGCGAACCGGTTCCATTTCGTCGAGGTGTTCGCCGACGAAGCGGCGAAGGAGCGTCATGCCAACATGGACTATCACCTTGCCATGTCGGACGAGGGGTGGGCCTGTCTGGCCGAGGATCCGATGATCCGCGAATGCGACCCGCTGGGCAGCTTCGCCCGGATGGGAGCGATGCAATGA
- a CDS encoding SDR family NAD(P)-dependent oxidoreductase, with protein MNDDAPFAGRTAIVTGGTSGIGAAVTRLLREGGARVAVLSNESEDSLRSAREAGEIDGFACLDIADNAAVEAAVARLARELGPATLLVNNAAVWQPNPVPDSPVSLFDRHVDVNLKGNFYVANAVLPAMIEAGAGGIVFVGSVSGTAGRAGDSAYSASKAGVAMLARTLAAELGAKGIRINCVCPGAVATPLTAGLRTPEGESAIAALMDGHPSPRRQFFMEPEQIADLILFLLGPRSSALHGAVIAADEGLTATM; from the coding sequence ATGAACGATGATGCGCCCTTCGCAGGCCGGACCGCCATCGTCACCGGGGGCACGTCGGGCATCGGCGCCGCCGTCACGCGCTTGCTGCGCGAAGGCGGTGCGCGTGTGGCAGTCCTTTCCAACGAAAGCGAGGACAGCCTGCGAAGCGCGCGGGAGGCGGGCGAGATCGACGGTTTCGCCTGCCTCGACATTGCGGACAATGCGGCCGTCGAAGCCGCGGTCGCCCGGCTCGCAAGAGAGCTGGGGCCCGCCACGCTGCTGGTCAACAATGCGGCGGTGTGGCAGCCCAATCCCGTGCCCGACAGCCCGGTGTCGCTGTTCGACCGCCATGTCGACGTGAACCTGAAAGGCAATTTCTATGTCGCCAATGCGGTGCTGCCCGCAATGATCGAGGCTGGGGCGGGCGGCATCGTCTTCGTCGGATCGGTCAGCGGCACCGCGGGCCGCGCGGGCGACAGCGCATACAGCGCGTCCAAGGCGGGTGTCGCCATGCTGGCGCGCACATTGGCCGCGGAACTGGGCGCGAAGGGCATACGCATCAATTGCGTGTGTCCCGGCGCGGTCGCCACCCCGCTGACGGCGGGCCTGCGCACGCCCGAGGGCGAGAGCGCTATCGCCGCGCTGATGGACGGCCACCCCAGCCCGCGCCGCCAGTTCTTCATGGAACCCGAACAGATCGCCGACCTCATCCTCTTCCTCCTCGGCCCACGGTCCAGCGCGCTGCACGGCGCGGTGATCGCCGCCGACGAGGGCCTGACCGCCACGATGTGA
- a CDS encoding class I adenylate-forming enzyme family protein, whose amino-acid sequence MGQAPPYLSMGKMLRASALANGERDAIVFPDDRRSYEQLHRAARRWAKGFVAAGVKPGEHVGILLPTRIDFFEIFFGILMAGAVAVPVNARYQSGELRYLVANADLVMLVTTGRVAENVDFADRLQKAFPDLGENQDPSRLSLQDALDLRQLICLDPPCQPGLTAPEAILQAGEDIAEEEIDRRIDAVGDEDVAMILYTSGTTAHPKGALITHRGQVANSRNLGTRYEVTSEDKVWSPLPIYHIAGILPMVMILDRGGAYMTVPHFDAGVALDMLEREGGTIAYPSFVTIMQDLITHDRFASTDLSSLRVMNSNFAVQPEWIKLAVAKAMPNTIQVGTYGLTEGAGTVSTSRLDDSYEIRTGRCGKPLQEWEIRIVDPETGKDCPPGQQGEIVLRGPNMLKGYYKSPDKTAEAIRGGWFHTGDLGSVDEGGNVMFHGRTKDMLKVGGENVAAAEIEAHLQTHPAVKLAQVVGVPDPRYSEVPAAFIELAAGQDCSETDLIEHCRGFLASFKVPRSVHFVREWPMSTSKIQKFKLRERLLAQGAEADGAPAA is encoded by the coding sequence ATGGGGCAAGCGCCGCCATATTTGTCCATGGGCAAGATGCTGCGCGCATCCGCCCTCGCGAATGGAGAGCGTGATGCCATCGTCTTTCCCGATGATCGCCGCAGCTACGAACAATTGCACCGCGCAGCGCGCCGCTGGGCCAAAGGCTTCGTCGCCGCGGGGGTAAAGCCCGGCGAGCATGTCGGCATCCTGCTGCCCACCCGCATCGATTTCTTCGAGATCTTCTTCGGCATACTGATGGCGGGTGCGGTCGCCGTGCCGGTCAATGCGCGCTACCAGTCGGGCGAATTGCGCTATCTGGTCGCCAATGCCGATCTCGTCATGCTGGTGACGACGGGGCGCGTAGCGGAGAACGTCGATTTCGCCGACCGCCTGCAAAAGGCGTTTCCCGACCTGGGCGAAAACCAGGATCCCTCGCGGCTGTCGCTGCAGGACGCGCTCGACCTGCGGCAGCTAATCTGCCTCGACCCGCCGTGCCAGCCCGGGCTGACCGCGCCCGAGGCGATCCTGCAGGCAGGCGAAGACATTGCCGAAGAGGAGATCGACCGCCGCATCGACGCGGTAGGGGACGAGGACGTGGCGATGATCCTCTACACCTCTGGCACCACCGCACATCCCAAGGGCGCGCTGATCACCCACCGCGGGCAGGTCGCGAACAGCCGCAACCTGGGCACGCGTTACGAGGTCACCAGCGAGGACAAGGTCTGGTCGCCGCTGCCGATCTATCACATCGCGGGAATCCTGCCGATGGTGATGATCCTCGACCGCGGCGGCGCATACATGACCGTGCCGCATTTCGATGCGGGCGTCGCGCTCGACATGCTGGAGCGCGAGGGCGGGACCATCGCCTATCCCAGCTTCGTCACCATCATGCAGGATTTGATCACGCATGACAGGTTCGCCTCGACCGACCTGTCGAGCCTGCGGGTGATGAACAGCAATTTCGCGGTGCAGCCCGAATGGATCAAGCTGGCCGTGGCCAAGGCGATGCCGAACACCATCCAGGTCGGCACCTATGGCCTGACCGAAGGCGCGGGCACGGTGTCGACCAGCCGCCTCGACGACAGCTATGAGATACGCACGGGCCGCTGCGGCAAGCCGCTGCAGGAATGGGAAATCCGCATCGTCGATCCCGAAACCGGCAAGGACTGCCCCCCCGGCCAACAGGGCGAAATCGTGCTGCGCGGGCCCAACATGCTGAAAGGCTATTACAAGTCGCCCGACAAGACCGCCGAGGCGATCCGGGGCGGCTGGTTCCACACCGGCGACCTCGGCAGCGTGGATGAGGGCGGCAACGTGATGTTTCACGGCCGGACCAAGGACATGCTGAAGGTCGGCGGCGAAAACGTCGCCGCGGCCGAGATCGAGGCGCATCTGCAGACCCATCCGGCGGTCAAGCTGGCGCAGGTCGTCGGCGTGCCCGATCCGCGCTATAGCGAAGTGCCCGCCGCCTTCATCGAACTGGCCGCCGGGCAGGACTGCAGCGAAACCGATTTGATCGAGCATTGCCGCGGCTTCCTTGCCAGCTTCAAGGTGCCGCGCAGCGTGCATTTCGTGCGCGAATGGCCGATGTCGACATCCAAGATCCAGAAGTTCAAGCTGCGCGAGAGATTGCTGGCCCAGGGCGCCGAGGCGGACGGAGCGCCGGCCGCCTGA
- a CDS encoding thiamine pyrophosphate-dependent dehydrogenase E1 component subunit alpha has protein sequence MNDTPSNIRKLEKYRRMQRIRQFEDLAESIHAQGEIPGALHTYAGMEASGVGSCMALRGDDYMVGNHRSHGHPIAKGAAMRPLMAELLGKASGVCKGKGGSMHLSDFSIGSLGETSIVGSGVPVAAGAALGAKLKKTGQVALCFFGDGATSEGAAHEGMNLAAAWCLPAVFVCENNLYGMSTPVGDAVPVKDLADRAKAYAMKAIIVDGQDVDAVEQAVTEAVDHARSGKGPVFVETKTYRYGDHAVNMGRNLTPRQGEEEHWRSRDPLVLYRQRLEEEGVDPAVLDTIESETADEVADAIQYARGAAYPEAEEAFDDVFTDRLPIPDHLTA, from the coding sequence ATGAACGACACGCCATCCAACATCCGCAAGCTGGAAAAATACCGCCGCATGCAGCGCATCCGGCAATTCGAGGATCTGGCCGAATCCATCCACGCGCAGGGCGAGATACCCGGCGCGCTGCACACCTATGCGGGGATGGAGGCGTCGGGCGTGGGTTCCTGCATGGCGCTGCGCGGCGACGACTACATGGTCGGCAACCACCGCAGCCATGGCCACCCCATCGCCAAGGGCGCGGCCATGCGCCCGCTGATGGCCGAACTGCTGGGCAAGGCGTCGGGCGTCTGCAAGGGGAAGGGCGGTTCGATGCACCTGTCCGATTTCTCCATCGGCAGCCTGGGCGAGACGAGCATCGTCGGATCTGGCGTGCCGGTCGCCGCCGGCGCGGCGCTGGGCGCGAAGCTGAAGAAGACGGGGCAGGTGGCGCTTTGCTTCTTCGGCGACGGCGCGACCAGCGAGGGCGCGGCGCATGAAGGCATGAACCTGGCCGCCGCATGGTGCCTGCCCGCGGTGTTCGTGTGCGAGAACAATCTTTACGGCATGTCGACCCCCGTCGGCGACGCGGTGCCCGTCAAGGACCTGGCCGACCGCGCCAAGGCCTATGCGATGAAGGCGATCATCGTCGACGGGCAGGACGTGGACGCGGTCGAGCAGGCCGTGACCGAGGCGGTCGACCACGCGCGTTCGGGCAAGGGCCCGGTGTTCGTCGAGACCAAGACCTATCGATACGGCGACCACGCGGTGAACATGGGCCGCAACCTGACTCCGCGGCAGGGCGAGGAGGAGCACTGGAGATCGCGCGACCCGCTGGTGCTCTATCGCCAGCGGCTGGAGGAGGAAGGCGTCGATCCCGCCGTGCTCGACACGATCGAAAGCGAGACCGCCGACGAGGTCGCCGACGCGATCCAGTATGCGCGCGGTGCCGCCTATCCCGAAGCGGAAGAGGCGTTCGACGACGTCTTCACCGACCGTCTGCCCATTCCCGACCATCTGACCGCCTGA
- a CDS encoding SDR family NAD(P)-dependent oxidoreductase, with the protein MTGALDGRIALVTGSTGGIGSEIARTLAGAGAHVIGADIPESPGTGEGVADYHQLDVTDEAAWSRVIGAVEAEHGQLDILVHVAGIVVVEKLENTSLADWKKQMAVNVEGPFLGTKIAAQLMRRSGEKLPHGAAIVNIASVAGLIGSPLHTGYCASKAALTMMTKAAALEFSALGYKIRVNSVHPSGVNTGMVDHIMQRFVDEGFAESVEAAREGLAPAHPIGRLAEPEDIAKAVRFLASDDAGYMHGSALVVDGGFTAQ; encoded by the coding sequence ATGACGGGCGCGCTCGACGGGCGGATCGCCCTTGTCACCGGATCGACCGGCGGGATCGGATCGGAAATCGCCCGCACGCTGGCGGGCGCGGGCGCGCATGTGATCGGCGCGGATATTCCCGAAAGCCCCGGGACCGGCGAGGGGGTGGCCGACTATCACCAGCTCGACGTGACGGACGAGGCCGCGTGGTCGCGCGTGATCGGCGCGGTCGAGGCGGAGCACGGCCAGCTCGACATCCTGGTCCATGTCGCGGGCATCGTGGTGGTCGAGAAGCTGGAGAACACCTCGCTCGCCGACTGGAAGAAGCAGATGGCGGTCAATGTCGAGGGACCTTTCCTGGGCACCAAGATCGCCGCGCAATTGATGCGTCGCAGCGGCGAGAAGCTGCCGCACGGCGCTGCCATCGTGAACATCGCGTCGGTCGCGGGGCTGATCGGGTCGCCGCTGCACACTGGCTATTGCGCGTCGAAGGCGGCGCTGACGATGATGACCAAGGCCGCGGCGCTGGAGTTTTCGGCCCTTGGCTACAAGATCCGGGTCAATTCGGTGCATCCCAGCGGCGTCAACACCGGCATGGTCGACCACATCATGCAGCGCTTCGTCGACGAGGGCTTTGCCGAAAGCGTCGAGGCCGCGCGCGAGGGACTGGCCCCGGCGCATCCCATCGGGCGGCTGGCGGAACCGGAGGACATCGCCAAGGCGGTGCGTTTCCTCGCCAGCGACGATGCGGGATACATGCACGGGTCGGCGCTGGTCGTCGACGGCGGGTTCACCGCGCAATGA
- a CDS encoding lipoyl domain-containing protein, with translation MADIDVMLPQFGMGMQDAEIVRWLKQPGDRVEEGEPLVEIEAAKTTVEVPAPASGILKEILAQPEETVEVRAKIAVITA, from the coding sequence ATGGCAGATATCGACGTGATGCTTCCGCAGTTCGGCATGGGCATGCAGGACGCCGAGATCGTGCGCTGGCTGAAGCAGCCGGGCGACAGGGTCGAGGAAGGCGAACCGCTGGTGGAGATCGAGGCGGCCAAGACCACGGTCGAGGTGCCCGCACCCGCCAGCGGCATATTGAAGGAAATCCTGGCGCAGCCCGAGGAAACGGTGGAGGTCCGCGCGAAGATCGCGGTCATCACCGCCTAG
- a CDS encoding alpha-ketoacid dehydrogenase subunit beta → MAKATFLEAIRQAQQEELERDDSVFMMGEDIRCNVFGTTTGFVDTFGKERILDTPISENGFIGAGAGAAMVGMRPIVDATISSFLYPAMDQICSIIAKSRYIYGGQAKLPLVIRSCMFYGNSNAAQHSDRPYSMFMNMPGLKIIAPATAYDMKGLLKAAIRSDDPVLCFEDSTCWTSKSELPDDPDFLIPLGKGDIKREGSDITVVAVAGAVPIALKAAAMLEKEGISLEVVDPRTLVPLDRELILQSVRKTGRAICVDPAHQTCSAASEISAHIAEHAFDALKGPVLRVTTPDTHLPFSPPIEKPLYPSADRVAAAARRLMNAEQPVAA, encoded by the coding sequence ATGGCAAAAGCCACATTCCTGGAAGCCATAAGACAGGCGCAGCAAGAGGAGCTGGAACGCGACGACAGCGTGTTCATGATGGGCGAGGACATTCGCTGCAATGTCTTCGGCACCACCACCGGCTTCGTCGACACATTCGGCAAGGAACGCATCCTGGACACACCGATTTCCGAAAACGGCTTCATCGGCGCGGGCGCGGGCGCAGCCATGGTCGGCATGCGGCCGATCGTGGATGCGACGATCTCGTCATTCCTGTATCCCGCGATGGACCAGATCTGCTCGATCATCGCCAAGTCGCGCTATATCTATGGCGGGCAGGCGAAGCTGCCGCTCGTGATCCGGTCGTGCATGTTCTATGGCAATTCCAATGCCGCGCAGCATTCGGACCGGCCCTATTCGATGTTCATGAACATGCCGGGGCTGAAGATCATCGCGCCCGCAACCGCCTATGACATGAAGGGCCTGCTGAAGGCCGCGATCCGCAGCGACGATCCCGTGCTGTGTTTCGAGGACAGCACATGCTGGACGTCGAAGTCGGAGCTGCCCGACGATCCGGATTTCCTGATTCCCTTGGGCAAGGGCGACATCAAGCGCGAGGGCAGCGACATCACCGTGGTCGCGGTGGCGGGCGCGGTGCCGATCGCGCTGAAGGCGGCGGCGATGCTGGAAAAGGAAGGCATATCGCTGGAAGTGGTCGATCCGCGCACGCTGGTGCCGCTGGACCGCGAGCTGATCCTGCAGTCGGTACGCAAGACGGGCCGCGCGATCTGCGTCGATCCCGCGCACCAGACCTGCAGCGCGGCCAGCGAGATTTCCGCCCATATCGCCGAGCATGCGTTCGATGCGCTGAAGGGACCGGTGCTGCGCGTGACGACGCCCGACACGCATCTGCCGTTCAGCCCGCCGATCGAAAAGCCGCTCTATCCCAGCGCCGATCGCGTGGCGGCCGCCGCGCGCAGGCTGATGAATGCCGAGCAACCGGTCGCGGCCTGA
- a CDS encoding cupin domain-containing protein, with translation MSHKHDAGQRHDAGKPGDLIVNIDDTEPLMLGTGTSIRLLRYSAETGDWVLFVEMEPGATFAPHWHLGPGEYFVTKGELIYDVGSAPKGTYGYEPIGSRHAEAHCKERTEYLFMGHGAVAFTGEEGEIRFVFNHEFLRDLSEGKMTNDISNEGAARDKAAAGKEGRERAPA, from the coding sequence ATGAGCCACAAGCACGATGCCGGCCAAAGACACGATGCAGGAAAGCCCGGCGACCTGATCGTCAATATCGACGATACCGAGCCGCTGATGCTGGGCACCGGCACCAGCATCCGCCTGCTGCGCTATAGCGCCGAGACGGGCGACTGGGTGCTGTTCGTCGAGATGGAGCCGGGCGCGACCTTTGCCCCGCACTGGCACCTGGGTCCGGGCGAGTATTTCGTCACCAAGGGCGAGCTGATCTATGATGTCGGCTCCGCGCCCAAGGGCACATACGGCTATGAACCCATCGGGTCGCGCCATGCAGAGGCGCATTGCAAGGAACGCACCGAATATCTGTTCATGGGCCACGGCGCTGTCGCCTTCACCGGCGAGGAGGGCGAGATCCGCTTCGTCTTCAACCATGAATTCCTGCGCGACCTGTCCGAAGGGAAGATGACCAACGACATCTCGAACGAAGGGGCGGCCAGGGACAAGGCTGCCGCGGGGAAAGAAGGCAGGGAAAGGGCGCCGGCATGA
- a CDS encoding VOC family protein encodes MALPPSPIRQIAFFVPDAWAAAHAHHAAHGSGPFLLAENIPLAQATYRGQPAHLDHSSAYGQWGDVMVEFVQQNNPGPSVFHDLYPEGSGRFGPHHTAIFVDDADAAADQWAAAGYPSAFRGVMEDGFVYHFADTTALCGMMTELYAATDQLRSFYDHVAAIAGDFAGHPVVRTIKL; translated from the coding sequence ATGGCCCTGCCCCCCTCCCCCATCCGGCAGATCGCCTTCTTCGTGCCCGACGCCTGGGCCGCGGCGCACGCGCATCACGCGGCGCACGGGTCGGGCCCGTTCCTGCTGGCCGAGAACATTCCGCTGGCGCAGGCGACCTATCGCGGCCAGCCCGCCCATCTCGACCACAGCTCCGCCTATGGCCAGTGGGGTGATGTGATGGTGGAGTTCGTCCAGCAGAACAATCCCGGCCCATCGGTCTTTCACGACCTCTATCCCGAGGGGTCGGGACGCTTCGGCCCGCACCATACCGCGATCTTCGTCGACGATGCCGACGCCGCCGCCGACCAATGGGCCGCCGCGGGCTATCCCAGCGCGTTTCGCGGCGTGATGGAGGACGGTTTCGTCTATCACTTCGCCGACACCACCGCGCTGTGCGGGATGATGACCGAACTCTACGCCGCGACCGACCAGCTGCGGTCCTTCTACGACCATGTCGCCGCCATCGCAGGCGATTTCGCGGGCCATCCCGTCGTCCGCACGATCAAGCTGTAG
- a CDS encoding M24 family metallopeptidase gives MSDPNPRAARLRMKMAEEGLGAVVLTHPHDVRYATGYHSILERWTQQEPFAGAIVFADEAKPAILVIPEANLGIVAVLNRDAPVCSFDEIRTFDMLNFCEVSRYVDPDRKGGQLAEDAMALAGSIRGECRGDIVAAIGAALADHGMAGKRIGFDSHRISAGIAGGLPHEFSDCLDLLMRVRVVKTAQELATYRKVGVMADRVIAHAGSLLGPGVDWNDVQAGICDFMVRNGVVPVDEGAMLFGGSYEDDEFIPDLFRTTGNRALREGDIVILETQGVLDGFWIDINRTAVVGRASEDYRRLHDILRDAFLMMVDRLRPGVSTSTLPMIGYEHLKSKGVATPEKLLVVAHGIGLMPLEIPLPFPATGLAGVKQGFVMEEDMLVSLDSLFFGAKLGPCHMENVYAVTSGAPEPMYATPLQLIETAREAEPALG, from the coding sequence ATGAGCGATCCCAACCCCCGCGCGGCGCGGCTGCGCATGAAGATGGCTGAGGAAGGCCTGGGCGCGGTTGTCCTGACCCATCCGCACGATGTGCGCTATGCCACGGGCTATCACTCGATCCTGGAACGCTGGACCCAGCAGGAGCCTTTCGCGGGCGCGATCGTCTTTGCCGACGAGGCAAAACCGGCGATACTGGTGATCCCGGAGGCGAACCTGGGCATCGTGGCGGTGCTGAACCGGGATGCGCCCGTCTGCAGCTTCGACGAGATCCGCACCTTCGACATGCTGAATTTCTGCGAGGTCAGCCGCTATGTCGATCCCGACCGCAAGGGCGGGCAGCTGGCCGAGGACGCGATGGCGCTGGCCGGGTCGATCCGCGGCGAGTGCCGGGGCGACATCGTTGCCGCCATCGGCGCGGCTCTTGCCGATCACGGCATGGCGGGCAAGCGGATCGGCTTTGACAGCCATCGCATTTCCGCCGGGATCGCGGGCGGCCTGCCGCACGAGTTTTCCGACTGCCTCGACCTGCTGATGCGGGTGCGCGTGGTGAAGACCGCGCAGGAGCTGGCAACCTATCGCAAGGTGGGCGTGATGGCCGACCGGGTGATCGCGCATGCCGGATCGCTGCTGGGCCCGGGCGTGGACTGGAACGACGTGCAGGCGGGCATCTGCGATTTCATGGTGCGAAACGGCGTGGTCCCGGTCGACGAAGGCGCGATGCTGTTCGGCGGCAGCTACGAGGATGACGAGTTCATTCCCGACCTGTTCCGCACCACCGGCAATCGCGCCTTGCGCGAGGGCGATATCGTGATCCTGGAAACGCAGGGCGTGCTCGACGGGTTCTGGATCGACATCAACCGCACCGCCGTCGTCGGCCGCGCGAGTGAGGATTATCGCCGCCTGCACGACATCTTGCGCGACGCATTCCTGATGATGGTGGACCGGCTGCGCCCCGGCGTATCGACCAGCACGCTGCCGATGATCGGATACGAGCATCTGAAGTCCAAGGGCGTCGCCACGCCCGAGAAGCTACTGGTCGTCGCGCATGGCATCGGGCTGATGCCGCTGGAGATTCCGCTGCCGTTTCCCGCCACCGGGCTTGCGGGGGTGAAGCAGGGCTTCGTGATGGAGGAGGACATGCTGGTCAGCCTGGACAGCCTGTTCTTCGGCGCCAAGCTGGGGCCCTGCCACATGGAGAATGTCTATGCGGTCACCTCCGGCGCGCCCGAGCCAATGTACGCCACCCCGCTGCAACTGATCGAGACAGCCAGAGAGGCCGAACCGGCGCTGGGCTGA